From Halalkalibaculum roseum, the proteins below share one genomic window:
- the aroA gene encoding 3-phosphoshikimate 1-carboxyvinyltransferase, with protein sequence MSSAKEVKPAKNIKGTVELPADKSISHRAALFAALHESTSHISNFSAAADPQSTLACLRQLGIEIEAKGQDLSIKGKGRYGFNEPEEPLDCGNSGTTMRLLSGIVGGAGVNCTLTGDESLSARTMKRIIDPLRAMGIDIYGREDNFAPLKISRKDPVKALHFELPIPSAQLKSCVLLAGLYGKNTTSVIETIPSRDHTERLLQLPIELKKDRKIIGSDNSMVIPEQSYRIPNDFSAAAFWLVAGSIHKQGSVRLTDVGINPSRTAALKILQKMGAEISMVKENREAIEPFANLHITGSTLQPVTITEKLVPNLIDEIPILAIAMLFAEGTSTIRGAEELRHKETDRLSALSDMLKKAGASFKEMEDGLEIHGDPKFVPRPASYNSYHDHRIAMSAAILASKGSEPSKVKGGECTDISYPGFWEDLKMLTN encoded by the coding sequence ATGAGTTCAGCCAAGGAAGTAAAGCCTGCTAAAAATATCAAAGGAACAGTTGAGCTGCCTGCCGACAAATCCATATCTCACAGAGCGGCACTTTTTGCGGCGCTGCATGAAAGCACTTCCCATATCAGTAATTTTTCTGCAGCGGCCGATCCCCAAAGCACCTTGGCTTGTCTGCGTCAGCTAGGTATTGAAATTGAAGCAAAAGGGCAGGATCTGAGTATTAAAGGCAAAGGACGCTATGGTTTCAACGAACCTGAAGAACCTCTGGATTGCGGTAATTCCGGCACTACGATGCGATTGCTTAGCGGGATTGTGGGAGGCGCCGGTGTAAACTGTACGCTGACCGGTGATGAGTCACTGTCTGCTCGTACCATGAAACGCATCATTGACCCACTCAGAGCCATGGGTATTGATATCTATGGTAGAGAAGATAACTTTGCTCCCTTAAAGATAAGTAGAAAAGATCCCGTAAAAGCGCTTCATTTTGAACTACCCATTCCAAGCGCGCAGCTTAAATCATGTGTTCTTCTGGCCGGATTATACGGTAAAAATACTACTAGCGTCATTGAAACAATACCAAGCCGTGACCATACCGAGCGATTATTACAGCTACCTATTGAGTTGAAAAAGGATCGGAAAATTATTGGCAGCGACAACTCCATGGTGATTCCGGAACAGAGTTACCGAATTCCCAATGATTTCTCAGCTGCAGCTTTCTGGCTGGTGGCGGGTAGCATACATAAGCAAGGCTCTGTCAGGCTTACTGATGTAGGAATCAATCCCAGCCGTACCGCAGCACTAAAAATACTGCAAAAGATGGGTGCTGAAATTTCGATGGTGAAAGAGAATCGTGAAGCAATAGAACCGTTTGCAAACCTACATATTACCGGAAGCACTTTACAACCGGTTACGATAACTGAAAAGCTGGTTCCTAACCTGATTGATGAAATCCCCATCCTGGCTATTGCCATGTTGTTTGCCGAGGGAACCTCAACAATAAGAGGGGCCGAAGAGCTGCGGCACAAAGAGACTGACCGCCTTTCAGCTCTGTCTGATATGCTAAAAAAGGCAGGTGCAAGTTTCAAAGAGATGGAAGACGGCCTTGAAATTCATGGAGATCCGAAATTTGTGCCACGCCCGGCATCCTACAATAGTTACCACGACCATCGCATTGCGATGTCAGCTGCCATACTGGCTTCTAAAGGGTCGGAACCCTCAAAGGTCAAGGGGGGTGAATGTACTGACATTTCCTACCCGGGTTTCTGGGAAGATCTCAAGATGCTGACGAATTGA
- the tsaD gene encoding tRNA (adenosine(37)-N6)-threonylcarbamoyltransferase complex transferase subunit TsaD — translation MTILGIESSCDETAAAVYTKEGLKSNIIASQSVHRRYGGVVPELASRAHHKTIWGTVRQALDTANVSIKEIDAIAVTQGPGLMGALLVGICFAKGMSVARNIPLIGVNHMDAHIYANFIDENPEYPFVSLTVSGGHTQLVLVEGPFNQKVLGRTRDDAAGEAFDKIGKILGLPYPAGPVIDEKSKTGDPEFHRFPQALLNEGFEFSFSGLKTSVLYYLEEKDNRESFLEEHLNDICASVSEAITEVLVKKLRKAVEETGVQSMLLAGGVSANSMLREKAKSLAAELGIKLHIPKMAYCTDNAAMIAVTGYMMAQQGMYSDLNMKPFANFEAGS, via the coding sequence ATGACCATACTGGGTATAGAATCTTCCTGTGATGAGACAGCAGCCGCTGTCTACACGAAAGAAGGCCTCAAATCAAATATAATTGCCTCACAATCGGTTCACCGAAGGTATGGCGGGGTTGTGCCCGAACTGGCATCGCGAGCCCATCACAAAACAATCTGGGGGACAGTTCGACAGGCACTGGATACGGCCAATGTTTCTATCAAAGAGATAGATGCCATAGCCGTAACTCAGGGCCCCGGTTTAATGGGGGCACTTCTTGTCGGGATCTGCTTTGCCAAAGGGATGTCGGTAGCCCGGAATATCCCGCTTATCGGAGTGAATCATATGGATGCCCACATATATGCAAATTTTATTGATGAAAATCCGGAGTACCCTTTCGTCTCGCTCACTGTTTCAGGGGGGCACACTCAGCTGGTCCTGGTGGAAGGGCCTTTTAATCAGAAAGTATTGGGACGAACAAGAGATGATGCAGCAGGGGAGGCGTTCGATAAAATCGGTAAAATACTCGGGCTACCCTATCCGGCAGGACCCGTTATTGATGAAAAGTCGAAAACCGGTGATCCTGAATTTCATCGATTCCCACAGGCACTACTGAATGAGGGGTTTGAATTCAGTTTTTCAGGCTTAAAAACATCGGTATTGTATTACCTGGAAGAGAAAGACAATAGGGAAAGCTTCCTGGAAGAACATCTGAATGACATCTGCGCCAGTGTTTCTGAGGCGATTACGGAAGTACTGGTCAAAAAACTCAGAAAAGCAGTTGAAGAAACCGGTGTGCAAAGCATGCTACTTGCCGGTGGCGTCTCAGCCAATTCCATGCTTCGTGAAAAAGCCAAATCCCTGGCTGCTGAACTCGGCATCAAACTGCATATACCAAAGATGGCCTACTGCACGGATAATGCTGCTATGATCGCGGTTACAGGATATATGATGGCTCAGCAGGGGATGTATTCAGACCTGAACATGAAGCCTTTTGCGAATTTTGAAGCTGGAAGCTAG
- a CDS encoding Hsp20/alpha crystallin family protein, with the protein MSEFTIDIEKQLTKLGKDIQDFVERIVPLEDKGHDFTPACDIVESEDDYKIMIDLPGLTKKEINIALKEHVLTVKGERSETLSDEETYRRQERRSGVFSRSFALPENVNAAETSAHFRSGVLTISMPKSDVLKDSKSIPIN; encoded by the coding sequence ATGAGCGAATTCACCATTGATATTGAAAAGCAGTTGACCAAACTGGGTAAAGATATTCAGGATTTTGTTGAGCGTATTGTACCGCTCGAAGACAAAGGTCATGATTTTACCCCGGCTTGTGATATTGTTGAGAGTGAGGATGACTATAAAATCATGATTGATTTACCGGGTCTCACAAAGAAAGAAATTAATATCGCTCTTAAAGAGCATGTACTGACTGTAAAAGGTGAACGCAGTGAAACGCTCAGTGACGAAGAGACCTATCGCCGACAGGAGAGAAGGTCAGGCGTTTTTTCACGTTCTTTTGCACTGCCTGAAAATGTAAATGCTGCTGAAACCAGTGCGCATTTTCGCAGCGGGGTACTGACAATATCAATGCCGAAGTCGGACGTACTTAAGGATTCAAAGTCTATACCGATCAACTAA
- the dnaK gene encoding molecular chaperone DnaK, translating into MGKIIGIDLGTTNSCVSVMEGNEPVVIQNSEGGRTTPSVVAFSKDGERLVGAPAKRQAITNPEKTISSIKRFMGRLYDEVKEEAKQASYEIVKGDDDTARVQIEDRKYAPQEISAMILQKMKQTAEEYLGEKVTDAVITVPAYFNDAQRKATQEAGDIAGLNVKRIINEPTAASLAYGLDKKDQDQTIVVYDLGGGTFDVSILELGDGVFEVKSTRGDTHLGGDDFDSRLIDHLASEFKKDEGIDLRKDPMAMQRLKDASEKAKIELSSSQKTNVNLPFITATDSGPKHLNIDITRAQFEKMIDDLVQKTIDPCKKALEDADLGKNDIDQVILVGGSTRIPKIQEVVKEFYGKDPSKGVNPDEVVAVGAAIQGGVMSGDVDDVVLLDVTPLTLGIETLGGVTTNLIEANTTIPTSKTETFSTAADNQTSVEIHILQGERAKAQDNRTLGRFHLDGIPPAPRGVPQIEVTFDIDADGVLNVSAKDKGTGKEQSIRIESSSGLSEEEIEKMKKDAEEHAEEDQRIKERTEKLNEADSLVFSTRKQLDEHKDKISEGNKEKIESALEKVEKLHKEENVDELDAAMEELNEAWNEASQEIYQAAQQEQAQAGAAGPGNGQQPGGGAQAESSKEEDEAVDADFEVVDEEEDNK; encoded by the coding sequence ATGGGTAAAATTATAGGAATTGACTTGGGTACTACCAACTCCTGCGTTTCCGTAATGGAAGGAAACGAACCTGTAGTAATACAGAATTCAGAAGGTGGTAGAACAACTCCTTCCGTTGTTGCTTTCTCGAAAGACGGAGAGCGACTGGTTGGAGCACCCGCCAAACGACAAGCTATTACAAATCCCGAAAAAACAATTTCCTCCATCAAACGATTCATGGGTCGTCTTTATGATGAGGTAAAAGAAGAAGCTAAACAGGCTTCCTATGAAATTGTAAAAGGGGATGACGATACGGCGCGTGTACAAATTGAAGATAGAAAGTACGCACCACAGGAAATCTCAGCCATGATCCTGCAGAAGATGAAACAGACGGCTGAGGAGTATCTGGGTGAAAAAGTGACGGACGCCGTCATTACCGTACCTGCATACTTTAACGATGCACAGCGTAAAGCAACTCAGGAAGCCGGTGATATTGCCGGACTGAACGTAAAACGAATTATTAACGAACCTACAGCCGCTTCTTTGGCTTACGGCCTTGATAAGAAAGATCAAGATCAAACCATCGTAGTTTATGACCTTGGTGGAGGTACATTTGATGTTTCTATCCTTGAGCTGGGCGACGGAGTATTTGAAGTGAAGTCCACCCGTGGAGATACGCATCTTGGCGGTGACGATTTTGACTCTCGTCTCATTGATCATCTGGCTTCGGAATTTAAGAAAGATGAAGGCATCGATCTGAGAAAAGATCCGATGGCCATGCAGCGACTGAAAGATGCTTCTGAGAAAGCCAAAATTGAGCTTTCCAGTTCACAAAAGACCAATGTCAACTTGCCCTTTATTACGGCAACCGACTCCGGTCCCAAGCATCTGAATATCGACATCACTCGCGCACAGTTTGAGAAGATGATCGATGATCTGGTCCAAAAAACCATTGATCCTTGCAAAAAGGCGCTTGAAGATGCCGACCTAGGCAAGAATGATATTGACCAGGTAATTCTTGTAGGTGGATCCACTCGAATACCGAAAATTCAGGAAGTTGTAAAAGAATTCTACGGTAAGGATCCAAGTAAAGGAGTAAATCCTGACGAAGTGGTAGCAGTTGGCGCCGCTATTCAGGGTGGTGTAATGTCCGGCGATGTCGATGACGTGGTACTGTTGGATGTTACTCCGCTGACGCTCGGTATTGAGACTCTTGGCGGTGTAACCACGAACCTGATCGAAGCCAATACGACGATCCCAACCAGCAAGACGGAGACCTTCTCAACGGCAGCTGATAATCAGACCAGCGTTGAGATTCACATCCTGCAGGGTGAGCGTGCCAAGGCACAGGACAACAGAACACTCGGACGGTTCCATCTTGATGGAATCCCGCCGGCACCAAGAGGCGTGCCTCAGATTGAGGTTACCTTTGATATCGATGCTGACGGTGTGCTGAACGTGAGTGCCAAAGACAAAGGCACAGGCAAAGAACAGAGCATCCGTATTGAATCTTCTTCCGGACTTTCCGAAGAGGAAATCGAGAAGATGAAGAAAGATGCCGAAGAGCATGCTGAAGAAGATCAGCGTATTAAAGAACGTACTGAAAAGCTGAATGAAGCCGACAGTCTCGTGTTCTCAACACGCAAGCAGCTTGATGAGCATAAGGATAAGATATCTGAAGGCAACAAAGAGAAAATTGAATCCGCTCTTGAAAAAGTTGAGAAACTCCACAAAGAAGAAAATGTGGATGAACTCGATGCAGCCATGGAAGAACTGAACGAAGCTTGGAATGAAGCTTCTCAGGAAATATACCAGGCCGCACAGCAAGAACAGGCTCAAGCCGGCGCAGCCGGACCGGGTAACGGACAACAGCCTGGCGGAGGAGCTCAAGCTGAATCCTCTAAAGAAGAGGACGAAGCGGTAGATGCCGATTTCGAAGTTGTCGATGAAGAAGAGGACAACAAGTAA